The Episyrphus balteatus chromosome 4, idEpiBalt1.1, whole genome shotgun sequence genome includes a window with the following:
- the LOC129918654 gene encoding uncharacterized protein LOC129918654 translates to MDPERTWNEADDEALITIIQENPTLWDKSRNDFRDSKKKQRIFQQISQHFSGFSAMQLEKRFIALKEKLRREKKREDALTRSGAGARNWKSWYLLPKLEFLRETMNTRPTVSSIPSSLVKSKTSYPGSSLTAAQNIISPTPNTLTPSPAATPSSLEANNVSENLTTEISQTDNERCPPNNSKSANKIREALYEESREAIRKIAESVSQPKSQSVSEPEDMRTNHFKIFDYMAKEAVEMDPIVKTQFIKKVLDVFWEFKLK, encoded by the exons atGGATCCTGAAAGGACTTGGAATG AAGCTGACGATGAAGCTTTGATTACAATCATTCAAGAAAACCCAACGCTTTGGGATAAATCACGAAATGATTTCCGCGATTCGAAAAAGAAGCAACGAATTTTCCAGCAAATTTCTCAGCACTTTTCCGGCTTTAGTGCAATGCAACTTGAAAAAAGGTTCATTGCACTTAAAGAAAAGTTGCGAAgggaaaagaaaagagaagatgCTCTGACAAGATCTGGAGCTGGAGCTAGGAACTGGAAATCCTGGTATTTACTAccaaaattggaatttttaagGGAAACAATGAATACTCGGCCAACAGTGAGTTCCATTCCTTCTTCTTtagtgaaatcaaaaacttcatACCCCGGCTCGTCTTTGACTGCAGCACAAAATATCATTTCGCCAACACCAAATACATTGACCCCCTCTCCTGCAGCAACTCCTTCTTCTTTGGAAGCAAATAATGTCTCTGAAAACTTAACGACAGAAATTTCTCAAACAGACAACGAAAGGTGTCCACCAAACAATTCAAAATCCGCTAACAAAATCCGGGAAGCATTATATGAAGAGAGTCGAGAAGCTATAAGAAAAATAGCTGAAAGTGTTTCACAACCAAAATCGCAGTCGGTATCTGAACCAGAAGACATGAGAACAAACCACTTCAAAATCTTTGATTACATGGCAAAAGAAGCTGTTGAGATGGACCCTATCGtaaaaacacaatttataaaaaaagtgttaGATGTATTCTGGGAGTTTAAGTTGAAATAG
- the LOC129918653 gene encoding uncharacterized protein LOC129918653: protein MENELNRLQNAANRILNIVQVVDAFENATSSKRRWWVHPINQNRVDQGDFGNLLQEILEYDEEKFFNYTRMEVPQFNYLLNLVEPHLTKFSNRLGLPVALRLFVTLRFLSTGDSNSSLAYAYRIGKSTVQAIIPEVCEVLWTVLKPIYLPIKTESGWLQDAHDFHQTWNFPHCLGAVDGKHISIQAPRKSGSLYFNYKKHYSMVLLAVADANYKFTYVDIGAFGSQSDSGIFTNSTFGMLLERDQMNFPSSSPLPGETLNLPYFMVGDEAFPLKNYLITPFSGRYLEDSKSYFNKRLSRARRVVENAFGILASRWRIYQRTIIAVPNTVEKIIKATVVLHNMLCESSKHKYIPSAFVDRQHERDGIWIDGTWRANVGSSQLNRIPATLRLGPRNSTETALNYREYLKEWIYNN from the exons ATG gaAAACGAATTAAATAGGTTACAAAATGCGGCAAATCGCATTTTAAATATAGTGCAAGTTGTTGACGCATTTGAAAATGCGACGAGCTCTAAGCGAAGGTGGTGGGTTCATCCAATTAATCAAAACCGTGTTGATCAAGGTGACTTTGGTAACTTGTTACAAGAAATTCTTGAGTACGACGAAGAAAAGTTCTTCAATTATACAAGAATGGAAGTTCCCCAATTTAACTATCTGCTTAACTTAGTTGAACCTCATTTGACCAAATTCAGCAATAGGTTAGGGCTTCCGGTTGCATTGCGCTTATTTGTAACCTTGAG GTTTCTTTCAACAGGGGATAGTAACAGTTCTTTGGCCTATGCGTATCGCATAGGTAAATCAACTGTACAAGCTATAATTCCGGAAGTGTGTGAAGTTCTGTGGACCGTACTAAAGCCAATATATTTGCCAATAAAAACAGAAAGTGGTTGGCTGCAAGATGCACATGATTTCCATCAAACCTGGAATTTTCCACATTGTTTGGGTGCAGTGGATGGAAAGCATATTTCCATTCAAGCACCAAGAAAAAGTGGATCGCTGTACTTTAACTATAAGAAACATTACAGCATGGTATTACTGGCAGTTGCAGATGCCAATTACAAATTCACCTACGTGGATATTGGGGCGTTTGGTTCACAGAGCGATTCTGGTATATTTACAAATAGTACTTTTGGAATGCTTTTGGAAAGGGATCAAATGAATTTTCCAAGTTCTTCTCCTTTACCTGGag aaacttTGAATTTGCCATATTTTATGGTGGGAGACGAAGCTTTTccactaaaaaattatttgattacaCCATTCAGTGGAAGGTATTTGGAAGACAGTAAATCTTATTTTAATAAGAGACTTTCTAGAGCACGCCGCGTAGTAGAAAATGCGTTTGGCATATTAGCTTCTAGATGGAGGATATATCAACGTACTATTATAGCTGTGCCAAATactgttgaaaaaattataaaggccACTGTTGTTTTACATAACATGCTATGTGAAAGCAGCAAGCACAAATATATCCCAAGTGCTTTTGTCGACAGACAGCATGAAAGGGATGGCATTTGGATTGATGGAACCTGGAGAGCTAATGTAGGTTCATCACAGCTGAACAGAATTCCTGCAACATTACGCTTGGGTCCGAGAAACTCCACAGAAACGGCTTTAAATTATAGAGAGTATCTAAAAGAATGGATATAtaataactaa